One Magnolia sinica isolate HGM2019 chromosome 2, MsV1, whole genome shotgun sequence genomic window, tttggttttGCCTCATCTTTTAGCtcctgccctaaaataatatggaaaaatggatggacacgtTGATgagacatacattatggtgaggcccacaatgatatttcCAGCACCGAGCTCGATACTAGAGGGGTCACTACTGAAGCCGTGTACAAGATTTGCAAGatgacatgggacccactaaatcCACCAGATATTTAGCTCTCTACTGATTGTTACATGgatgacaccagccccggagctgatgCTCGGTGTGCtgtgggcctatcatgatgtatgtgtttcatccattccgtctatctatttttatagatcaatttatggcaatacacaaaaaatgaggtgtatcccaatctcaagtggaccacattacacgaaacagtgttgaatgaacttcgactgttaaaaatttttgggggccataaaagtattggatcaagttgatctttgttgtatcccttcatctgggtctttatgatctaataaacggattggatttcaaataaacagtacattaggccttaggaggatttaaatgatggatatccaatcactatttttttcctgtggtgtgatccatttgagatttatatccctctcatttttgggataaagacataaaatgatattttaaaatggatgaacggaatggatgaaacacatacatcatggtggggcccacattcgcAAGataacatgggacccactaaatcCACCAGATATTTAGCTCTCTACTGATTGTTACATGGAGTACATTATTTTCTTTTCCAACCAAACATAGGCAAATGTCCCATCAgttcatttttctttcctttccttcacCCTCTTACTAAAAGCtttaagggtccacattcaactgaagagGGTCCCAAAGATAAGATGCCAAAATCTTCAAATTTGGATGATAGGTATCTTCGCTTCAACACTGAGATATTGGTGTGACCCTGACTTGCCCACTTGGGAAATTTTAGACACATGGGCTGTTGTAATTACTTAAGACTTATAACCGCTTGGTGGCGAGTTGGAACACAGCTCAGCCAAGTTTCGAGTCTAAGTCACCAAGGTGCAAAAGAACCATAATTCTAAAACTCGTGACTCGACTTGAACAACTCGGCGAGATTTCAAGCGGTCTCCTTCACCCGCGAGCAATAGCTCTACCTGGCGCTGGCGTGCCGCCTTGTAATTGAATCAAATTCGCATTGACTCGAAAAGACTAGTTGAGTTTACTCACTTGGTCGAGTCAATTCACTCTTTGCTGGTGCCCTGCTTAGGTTGTTGTTTCTTATTAATTATCCTATATAAAATTATTTGTAATATTTATTACtctttctaatattttattagtttataataattaaataCCGAGTGGATTCAAGTCAAGCCTTCAAGTCAACTCAATCCAGCTGAACATCAAGTTGGGTTTTTAAACTTATGCTTTCAACGGTTTGAATGAAGAGATGAAACCATTGGTTCCAAAGAAAATGCCAAAGGAGCTAACTATTTTCGGGAATGGATTCGGTGTTACACTAGGTGTTATCCTTATtgcaggtcccacctttgatatattttatatccacgctgtccatctgtttttccagcccattttagatcatggtcccaaaattgaagcgtatccaaatctcaggtggaccacaccatatgaaaaggtggtgattgaatgcccaccattaaaaactccccaGGTCCCACTGTAAAcagatccgtaatgtttatttgccatcaacccTACTATGAGGTCAatcaaacctggatgaagggaaaatacaaagatcaggttgatccaaaacttttgtggcctacaaaaaattttaaatactcattcaccactttttgcaccggtgtggtccaccagatattttgatcttcttaattttctggataacgtcctaaaatgagctgaaataacggatgggcggcatggatatacacatattcatcaaggtaggccccacgtgggagtGCCCCAACAAATGCGGCATCTGTGCCCACCAATGTTTTTAAAACCCGATCAGATGCCACCCATTTTAATGGGCGGTCCACTAGTGATCCAACTGAATCAACCAATGGCATCACACGATATCatactaatttaattaaaattatttaatAATCAGAAAACATAAACATGATATCatactaatttaattaaaattatttaatAATCACAAAAAATACAGGCTGTCAATTCTCAGCAAAAATGGTTCCACAGCGAGCTGAAGATGATTCAACACTTGTAGCTTAGGACCCATGTGGTGCTtttcaaattgaaaaatcattaatatgtgatgtagagtgggtcatggacactttcatgtccaagatggactagagtaGGCCCGGTTGGAAAAGGAAGTGATCATGACCATCGGAACCATAAAACAGATGTGTCTGGCAAACTGAAATGAATTGTTCAACGTACCGTATATGCTtttgggtaagagaagctactttagccacccaacccactacACCAGGTTGCCCacgctgaatttgcgagattccatcagatcaacggtcgaaaattccttttaatttcattttaattATATATAGTAAGCTTTATTTCAATCATAATTCTTAATCTGTTGAGTTATAGGAGTACAGTAGAAATCatgaaacttactatttataatatgtTACAAAGTTCAGAATTTGAGTGGGAGTTTGATTCAGACTTCTTTCAAggattgtaaatttttttatgttttttaatcatcaatcaatttaatcaatcaatttatttcaaattattaaaaattattttctatttctcCCCGTCGACTCGAGGAATCTCCGTGAGGAGTCCAGGgaaactccatggattcggaatattTATCCCCGAGGAATACCGTAATCAACCtcgtcacgttcatccctacgccAATATGGGACCTGATGCAGTCCAAATCCAAGACGATTCTTATAGGGACCCAGCTCAGGTATGCTATTGATCCCGTCAATACCAGCCTGGTCTAGGTTTTAAAATATCGGTAACCACCACCCAACCCACAACTCCCCTGTAAAAAGATAGGGATGCAATGCAACTCTTGTCTAAGACCCTTAATGGAGGAAATTGAAACCTGTTGAAAATATGGACGTTGCATTTGGAATTTGCATTGAACATTGACTGAACATGTGATGCATCATCTACCAACATTGTAACAATTTTCAAATCAAAACTAGTACAATAGTTGCAAAGTGAAACCGACGTTATTTGATCTCTTCCTTCTACCCATCAAGAAGAATAAACGAATAGCAGTTAATTTCAATTGAATATGTATGTAATTTCAATTGAATGTGTATGTACATTGTATAGGCATCACTTCCATTGGCTGTTGTCGCAGGTGGGGCAACCTTCTTGAGCAATGTCATTGATTTGGACACCTGAATCATAGACCACTCCAGCCTTCCAATCCGCCGGAAGGACGTGCTTCGCCCACACCCACTTCCCGTCGTAACCACCCGTCACCACTAGCCGGAACTGTAACGGCCCAGCCGGTGCTCTATCTGTATCCCAAACGGCTCCATAATTTCGGGTCATGTAACGCCAACTAGATGAACCAACCTACAAATTAAAAATGCACAAAATGATCAAATGGTCCAATATATAATGCTCATTAATTACATAAGATGGTTAGCCTTAGTGTATGTACCTGAGCTACATCGACGCCCATGATGTCTGTTTGGCCACCTTGATAGAGGAATTTGATTGCTAGGTAATTTGGGTTTTGGCTACTCTCTTCCACTCTCATTGACAAGTTACGGTTCTTGTAGTCACAAGGAATCCTGTCCCACATTTTTGAGAAAATCAACGTTAGTCGGCAGTTTTCATTTATGGGATTACAAGAATGAAGTGGATAAACCTAGACTGGGATGGGTGTGGGTAATTCGAAAAGGGTGTTCAAAAATCAAAAGTGTTAGTGACATTGTTTTTAGAGCATGGAATATATGGGTGTGGAAGTACTAATTACAAAAGAAAGGCGAGGAGTTTGATTTTAGGGGTGGATAGATTAAACACTGAAATTCAGTGTATTAACTATCTTTGTTGTCTAATCAGTGCAAATCAAGATGGCTACctcttggatgggccccacaaccCAAAAGTTGGATTTGGTAATTGGTCATTTGTCATGGATTTTTTCTACACATCCCCAATTTTCATTCAAGAGATGGGTTTATGTTTTATATACACAGCCCAAAAGTTGCATTTGGTAATTGGTCATTTGGCATGCACAtgtttttggtgggacccacctgactcaaaaacaaaagaaagccaGTCAAGAAGGGTGGCCCCCACCAAAGGTTAATATAAAGGTGAATTTCACTACCTCTTATATTCCACATCGACAATTCCAGCCTTCTTCATTTCTTGGTCCATGTTCCTACGACCCATGGCCATGAATGCTTTGTTGCTGAGGACAAAATCCGTTCCATTATCTTTATTCAAATCCGTTAATATCACTTTCACTCCACCCCTAGTGCAAAGGGTGGTGTTCTTGCACCTCACCTatacaaaataaatatataagaGAGAAATTTCAAGCCAcatacaaaaaatataaaaaaatatattaagaaaatgaaaaaaaaaaacctgaaagcAGCCACCACACCCAACTCCTCCTCTGTGGAGTTTAGAGCTCCCAGCTGCAAGGTATCCACCATTAAATGCTAAGGCCATGGTGCCATACCCACATGCCCCAGCTACATGAAGTCcaacaaaggaaattagagaaaaaaagaagaaaaactaaaaataaaaacatgtatGTACACCAAAAATAAATATGTATTGAAATACTTCTCTAGAAAGAAAACCATCAGATACCCATGTGGGTATTTATGTGTATCATATGTATTGAAATACGTACATGTGAGAGAAGAGGGAGATGAAAAGTATGCAGCCTTTGATTGATGGACACATCGATCACAAGCAATTGCAGAGGAAATGAAAAGGCAGAAAAAAGCAAGAAAGAGAGCCATGTTTGATGTTTTGAGtggaagagatggagagagatctCTTATTTATATGTGGAATCAAGGAGGGTGCTATGCAAGACAGGTGTATGAAACTTAGATAGTCCGGACaggtttgtttattattattttgattttaTCGTAATGTGGGTGGGAAGGAAAGAGACATGCACTTGCTTCTACGCGGTGGGCCAAAAGGAAAACGCCCTCTTTCTCGCCGACTTTGCACGCGTAGGTAACAGCTGTCCATTGAAAATCCGGTAATCTATTCACGGTTTTACACGGATTTCATTAATGATTGTATCTAAAAATGACGGTGGTCCACAATTCCTAGACTTGGCTGGCAGTTTACTGGATGGGGTCCACATGGTTCCATGTTTGGATGATCCAAGTGGTGCGTCTGATTACCATTAATTTCGATGGCCTGCAATGTACAGATACAAACGATTGGATACTGGCCtaccattttttgtttttttggatgGTTGAGTGGTTATGACTCAACCGTTCATCTGAATTCCGTCCATCGAACGGTTGGGATCATCAAATGGGTGTGATCAGCCCATCTAAGGTACTACTGACCAAattgacggttctgatcatcctaACATGTAGGGCGTGGATTGAGTGACTGGCATGGTTTTCAGACGGGGATGAGCCCCATGCAactcgtccgagtcgactcggcgtCTGGATTACTCCATCCGGTTCAGCTCGTTACCACgagcggacgcggatttcttgcaaATGGCTTTCGCCGGTGGTTCCTGCTCTGGAAACCGAGGTGGCTCACTGTGACTTTTGTGaggaatccgctccgtccatccgttttttgagatcattttcaGACAATAGACCAAAACTGAACAGGAACAAAGGCTCGATTCGGCCggactaaaggaaaaggtgattAGGGAAATACCTACCATAGAAACCTCCTGAGTCGGAATTGATGTTTACatcccatccataccgttcataacgtcatttatactgggatgaactgaaaacacaaatattagcatgattcaataTGTCTGTGgccacacgaatatttcaactgtggacgttcaattctcacgtcttcggcccacttaagcattggattcAGTTCATTTTTGTTATCGCATCCTAAAAGAACTCACTaaaaggatggacggggtggatttctcacaaacatagcaCTGGACTCCACCTGGGTTCCCGGCGCagaaacttcctgcgaaagcctttcgcaggagaTCCGCGTCCACCACgagggaatcggattggctactctcccctgccaccacccaatggccgatggtcggtgctctgtgggctcaaccatgatgtatgtgtttcatccattctgtccatctatttctttAGATccttttatggtatgagaccaaaaatgaggcatattcggATATGAAGTGAactacattacaagaaatagtgttgaatgaacttcgaccattaaaatctttttgggggctataaaagttttgtctCAAGCTGATCATTGTTTTATCCTctcatctgggtctgtattacctaatcaacagattggatgtcaaataaacagtacggtggaccttaggaggattttaacggtggatatccaatcactattattttcctgtggtttggtccaattgagatttatattcctataacttttgggattaagccctaaaatgatctgtaaaaatggatcaaCAGAATAGATgaagaaaatacatcatggtgggcacacatagcaccgaccatcagccacggggctggtggcagggggagtaaccaatccgttcccCACCACGAGCGGCCCTCCTGTCGTGGCGCAACTTGGCGGGGGCCCAGGAAGCAGCGACGTGGGCggtaccctgaccgtggggcccacctcgatgtagaggttgtatatctatgccgtccatccatttttccaactcatcttATGGAATGGTTCCGTAAATTTAATAGAAAAcaatcataggtggaccacactataagtaaataactattaaaaaccttttgtgagaTACGAAAGTTTTtgaccaagctgatatatgtgttttcccttcatccatatctttgtgaccttatcaacagtttggatggaaaataacatcacagtgggccataagaagtttttaatggtggacgtttaatgaccactgtttcctgtggtgtggtccacctgagatttgtatttgcttcatttatgaactcatgccataaaataaatcgaaaaaacagatggacagcgtagatatacaacgcataaatctatgtgagccccacaatcCGCGTACCACCCACATCGCTTGTTCCAGCGTACGATCCGAGCTGTGCCAGTTGGGGCCCCGACTCACGACCCGAATCTGAAACCCATCGTAACTGGCGATCCACttcaaataggtgggccccacttttgtaAACAATGGGAGACAGGTGTAACACCTGAATTAGTAGCTAGTGGACCACCAAACCGGTCCTCTTTTTATTAAATGGTATGCGGGGGGCTGAGTGTGTGGGGACATGTCCCAGGAAGTTTCCTTCCTGTCCTAGTTTTAAGTCCTACGTCTAGCAGTGCTAGTACTGTGTAGTAAAATGACCGAAATGCCCTTGGAAGGTGGGGTCACATTGCTCATAAATTAGGTACCTTcaaaagggtattttggtcatatGCTGGTAGCACTTATAGGCCATTAATTGATGTGGGAGGTTGAATTGCTTAATCCAGACGTTGGATGACAAAGGTGGGGGGTTTTAGTGCCGATGCTTTTGATGACTCGTCATCGAGTGGACAGATAAGAGCAAGGGAAATtatctgatactctggcagtgcgtGATGATTCATAAGCACTCACTCAGCCATCCTACACTTTCAATATTCTTAACTCAAATCAGACCGTCCAAGTAGCTTTGCCCACTATATATAGGTCATGAAAAGTCAGAATGACTGAACCATTCTAACATCTCATAAATCGACATTAGTTAGTTGAACttatacagttgaaaatttttcatTTCTGTCGACCGGCGAGGTATGAAATCAGTTCAGAATAAACTTTTAGTTTATAACCCATCTAATTCTGAAGAGGGACACACAGTTTGGACGGTCTGATTTGATTTAGGAGAGTAGCATGTATGCAATTTACAAGTGAATGAACATGAACCATAGACCGGGCCAGAATATCTTAGATTTTATCTTTCCTGCAAGCTAAGCAAGAATAATGCCAAAACTACAGCTAGGAAGAGAAATGTATGGATTTTTGTTATCATGAAATATTCCTGAATCGAATGTACAGTGCACCATGCTGGAACTTTGTGGTCCTAGCTCAAATGGATGGTGAACCATGTCACAACTTGGAGGTGGTGGGCTCGAACCACTGTACCTAAACAAAATTCCTTTCTAAAAAAACGTACGTCTGGCATCTCATATGGTCTAATCAAAAGGTTAGGTATAAGATGCTGCTTATCTCACACATTATTTAATGGGATAATTGAAAACATCTCATCTctaatttaatttatttgaaGGAGAATTGATTTTGAATACATCTTAATGTATTATAATAAGATCGGTCTGGACTCCAGCCGTTGGATTTAGGCCTTTTTTAGTGACATAAATTATTTATATGATAGGATGGTGGCAGTACATGTCGAGCTAAATTATCAAtggttaatttaattttattgagAGCTTTTATTTGTTATCTTTTTGCCCTGGAAAGTAAGAGTTGTTATGAAAATGATTTGGATTCTTGGAAGGAAATATCACGTTGCATTACACCCAGATGCAATGGAGCAAACTTCTATTGCAAGTATTGCAAGTACTTGCCCTTTGATTTACATATTCGTTGCAAATTTCTCCACGTGTTCTACTGGTACCGTAGAAATAGGCTATTTTATCCATCATCCGAAGGTAACTGGTGATGGGCGGGTCTACCATAATCCATTCCACATGATCACCCAAACATTAAGATATTGGGAAGTAATAAATTAGAACAAGTTGTTCGAATAATCAAGTGGCTCACTATATAAATGTAGAACAATCACGCCTCATTTCTTGTGAGCTGCTAAATATCTACAATTTAATGGAGAACAAGAAAAGACATTGGAGGCACCAGTTAAGGTTAGGGACCCTCAAATGCCTAAGTCAAGCATATGGACTCACAGTAGGCATTGTAGAATCGGAATAGTTGTCTGTACCTTTTACTCATGGCGGGGGTATATTTATAGGTTTTTTAGGCGATCTGCATATTTGAGTTGATTTGCTAGAGAGGCCCATATTGGAGTTGGACTCTAATTTCAAGAATATATCCGACTTTACCTCGATCGGCCTAATTTTCAGTGGAGATTTCGGAAGGTAATCTCACTCGTATACGGAGAGGATTCTTCTTTCTATTCTGAGGTCAAGGTCGCTACCTTAGGTCGGGTCAGTATCAGATGTCGAGGTCGCTACCTGAGATCGGGTCAGTATCCAAGGTCGGTACCTGAGGTTGAGTTGGGGGCTAACGTAACAACTGAGGTCGAGGTAGAAAGTATCTAACACTAAAGGTTAGGGTGATTGTTCGGCCCTCAAGCAATATACAAAGTCACTGAGTCTCGCCACTCAGCTCATCTGTCTCATACATTTGTTTAGCtccattttacccataacagtagccctCTTACTTTCGAGCTTTATACTTTACGAGCTCAAGAAGTAACTTTTGAACTAATCTATGAGCAATGAGTCTTGATTCTTTAACTAGAGAAGGTCAGCTCGTTCCATATATGTTCCTCGATTTTGTTGCCTAGTGGTtgtaagacctatatcctagttcgtaccgttccgtaggcttctgcggtccctccgatcgaattctggcaatcctcgacccatatccgacgtttgcgctcaatcctaagtcaggtcccgcatactgaagtcggcttgaaccgaaacttgtaccttagcgaccgcgctgttgcctcggttccaacgccgcaacttgcgcactgatccgatacccaggctaaaagTTGTAagtccgcgttcagttcgaggaaaacgccgcgcgttgcgaattctgagaaaatctctacgacacgtcacatcaatccgTTAATCAATCAAGTTAAATGAACCCATACCTTACCCAtacctctctcacccaaagtcaacaatacccatacttatcccattcctttcttaccaacaagtcaacaagTACCATATTCTCCATTTATTacatcacacctctctctctctctctctctctctctctctctctctctctctttttcaaaccAATTCTCAAGCAATCCATGAAAGCTAAaacgtccaagctccaagctccatggatagagcttgtgtggcccaccttcctacctcccatctccaccatccaaagtccatctcaaccgttgtaATTGTTctcttggagctctagcatgcattggcggaagaaggaagaagagatctaaggtgggtgtttttctaaGGTTTGATTTGTGTGGTTTTGATGGTTTGAGGggccacttgtggtgggacccctcttgatgtatgttttgtatctatgaGGGGCccttagtggcggggtccctctatcatccgatctccctatctctctctctctctctctctctctctctctctctctctctctctctctttttcaaaccAATTCTCAAGCAATCCATGAAAGCTAAaacgtccaagctccaagctccatggatagagcttgtgtggcccaccttcctacctcccatctccaccatccaaagtccatctcaaccgttgtaATTGTTctcttggagctctagcatgcattggcggaagaaggaagaagagatctaaggtgggtgtttttctaaGGTTTGATTTGTGTGGTTTTGATGGTTTGAGGggccacttgtggtgggacccctcttgatgtatgttttgtatctatgaGGGGCccttagtggcggggtccctctatcatccgatctccctatctctctctctctctctctctctctctctctctttttctttttttcttttttttttgtttgatggcccacttgatgagtgtatgaGAGTTCTCCACGCTGTCCAAGTGGTGGACCACATGGCTGCCCTAATAGTAGGATTGACCCACCTTGCCACTCACCGTCCAGTAGTCTTGCTGCCTGAATTTTTGGGCCGGCCTGGCTGAGGAAAAAcctcaaatatcagcctgatctagagccgtgtggcccaccatatggactccactatgatgtatgtgatgtatatccacccCGAACATCACCTGGCCGCCCTACAGCGGGCCAGATGGGCCATGACCAGCTGTGTTGATCGTCCAGCACACCTGGACTATtgaaacacaaataacagcttttacccaagctggtgggtcccacacgtgtggacccacctgagatatgtttttaatccaagccatccagcggCTTCCAACTGCTGCAGCATTACGTCAGCGAGTGctgcggaccccaccttgaagcatGAGAATCCGGTCCGTCCGTTGGACAggcgtccaaccatctggacacTGACTGGATGcttgtgtttatttatttatttatacaatTTTATTCTTTGTTTTCATTtgtactctatatatatatatatatatatatatatatatatatatatatatatatatatatatatatttatatatatattctggggccccatgtgggacccacctattgagaTAGTAGATTGGCCGGTCtgcctcacactagctatatagctgtgtgtgGACGTcagcatcctcaccgtccattcagTTGGTGGGccgcatgtggaccccaccatgatgcatgcgttgcatcccaccgtccaggaagtgggatccaccgtgatcttagtgttttatccacgctgctggccccacgtgggatcccaccttgattccatatattgcatccacaccgtccaatccatggacggtggatgcgGTTGGTTGGAGTACCTCACGTCCACGGTATTGCTACTGACTAGCGTTAGCAATTGctgtgccaccatgatgtatgtgtttcatggtACCGTCCATCCgtggcccacctcacacgtgtgggtggacccacgttgatgtatttattatatttgcaccgtccatatCTTCTGGACGGTGGCAACTTACATTGTATGTGAGTATACATTGTCCAGGGGCAGAGATAGGacgttttcaaaaaataat contains:
- the LOC131237090 gene encoding expansin-like A2 gives rise to the protein MALFLAFFCLFISSAIACDRCVHQSKAAYFSSPSSLTSGACGYGTMALAFNGGYLAAGSSKLHRGGVGCGGCFQVRCKNTTLCTRGGVKVILTDLNKDNGTDFVLSNKAFMAMGRRNMDQEMKKAGIVDVEYKRIPCDYKNRNLSMRVEESSQNPNYLAIKFLYQGGQTDIMGVDVAQVGSSSWRYMTRNYGAVWDTDRAPAGPLQFRLVVTGGYDGKWVWAKHVLPADWKAGVVYDSGVQINDIAQEGCPTCDNSQWK